One stretch of Jiangella gansuensis DSM 44835 DNA includes these proteins:
- a CDS encoding MFS transporter — protein MARFLHSVAAGPLATAEPLPQDQRVTQTVPGRAPRDIERTPRIHRAWWVALVAFVALVGAAAFRATPSVMIEPFHQEFGWSHGTISFAISVNIMLYGLTSPFAAALMERFGMRRVVAAALALVSAGSGLTVFMSASWQLVLCWGLLVGLGTGSMALAFVATVTDRWFVARRGLVSGILTAGTAAGQLVFLPLLAVVVDDHGWRPASLTVSAVALAAVPLVVLLLRDRPEDVGLTAYGATGPALHVAPATGAGRRAVTALTSAARTGTFWLLAGTFAICGASTNGLVGTHFVPAAHDHGMPVTTAAGLLAVVGIFDLVGTIASGWLTDRFDPRLLLAVYYALRGVSLTVLPLLLADQVHPPMLFFIVFYGLDWVATVPPTIALCREHFGASGPIVFGWVLASHQIGAALVAFGAGLTRDHFGSYDLAWIIAGALCAMAAAMSLAIRRGAVPAAAPSSG, from the coding sequence ATGGCCCGATTCTTACACAGTGTGGCAGCCGGGCCACTGGCGACGGCCGAACCGCTACCGCAGGATCAGCGGGTGACCCAGACCGTCCCGGGCCGTGCCCCACGCGACATCGAGCGCACGCCACGCATCCACCGGGCCTGGTGGGTGGCGCTGGTCGCGTTCGTCGCGCTGGTGGGAGCGGCCGCCTTCCGCGCGACACCGAGCGTGATGATCGAGCCGTTCCACCAGGAGTTCGGCTGGTCGCACGGCACCATCTCGTTCGCGATCTCGGTGAACATCATGCTCTACGGGCTGACGTCACCGTTCGCGGCCGCGCTGATGGAACGGTTCGGCATGCGGCGGGTGGTGGCGGCGGCACTGGCGCTGGTGTCCGCCGGCAGCGGGCTGACCGTGTTCATGTCGGCGAGCTGGCAGCTGGTGCTGTGCTGGGGCCTGCTGGTCGGCCTGGGAACCGGCTCGATGGCGCTGGCCTTCGTCGCGACCGTGACCGACCGGTGGTTCGTGGCGCGGCGCGGGCTGGTGTCGGGCATCCTCACCGCGGGGACGGCGGCCGGTCAGCTGGTCTTCCTGCCGCTGCTGGCGGTCGTGGTCGACGACCACGGCTGGCGGCCGGCGTCGCTGACGGTGTCGGCGGTGGCGCTGGCAGCGGTGCCGCTGGTGGTCCTGCTGCTGCGGGACCGGCCCGAGGACGTGGGGCTGACGGCGTACGGCGCCACCGGCCCGGCGCTGCATGTCGCGCCGGCGACGGGTGCGGGCCGGCGGGCGGTGACGGCGCTCACCTCCGCGGCCCGAACCGGCACGTTCTGGCTGCTCGCCGGGACGTTCGCGATCTGCGGCGCGTCGACCAACGGGCTGGTCGGCACCCACTTCGTGCCGGCGGCCCACGACCACGGCATGCCGGTGACGACGGCGGCGGGCCTGCTCGCCGTCGTCGGGATATTCGACCTGGTCGGGACCATCGCGTCGGGCTGGCTGACCGACCGGTTCGACCCGCGGCTGCTGCTGGCGGTGTACTACGCGCTGCGCGGTGTGTCGCTGACGGTGCTGCCGCTGTTGCTCGCCGACCAGGTGCATCCGCCGATGCTGTTCTTCATCGTCTTCTACGGCTTGGATTGGGTGGCGACGGTGCCGCCCACCATCGCGCTGTGCCGGGAGCATTTCGGCGCGTCCGGGCCGATCGTGTTCGGGTGGGTGCTGGCGTCGCATCAGATCGGCGCGGCCCTGGTGGCCTTCGGCGCCGGGCTGACCCGCGACCACTTCGGCAGCTACGACCTGGCATGGATCATCGCCGGAGCGCTGTGCGCCATGGCGGCGGCGATGTCGCTGGCAATCCGGCGCGGGGCGGTGCCGGCTGCCGCCCCGTCATCCGGCTGA
- the dapB gene encoding 4-hydroxy-tetrahydrodipicolinate reductase: protein MSLRVAVIGAAGRMGQQVCRAVDDAEDLELVGRFDAGDELGDLAGAEVAVDFTVPDATLGHVLHCVAQGVHAVVGTTGWNDESLHQVRAALAVQPGVGVLIAPNFAIGAVLTMRFAAQAARFYESVEIVELHHPDKVDAPSGTAVRTAQLIAAARQEAGVPAAPDATSAALDGARGARVEGVPVHAVRLRGLVAHEEVLLGTAGETLTIRHDSFDRSSFMPGVLAGVRGVAEHPGLSVGLEEYLDL, encoded by the coding sequence ATGAGTCTGAGGGTGGCGGTGATCGGCGCGGCCGGTCGGATGGGTCAGCAGGTGTGCCGGGCGGTCGACGACGCCGAGGACCTGGAACTGGTCGGGCGGTTCGACGCCGGCGACGAACTCGGTGATCTGGCCGGCGCGGAGGTTGCGGTCGACTTCACCGTGCCCGACGCGACGCTGGGCCACGTGCTGCACTGTGTGGCGCAGGGTGTCCACGCGGTCGTCGGCACCACGGGCTGGAACGACGAGTCCCTCCACCAGGTGCGCGCCGCGCTGGCCGTGCAACCCGGAGTCGGTGTGCTCATCGCGCCCAACTTCGCCATCGGCGCCGTGCTCACCATGCGCTTCGCTGCACAGGCGGCCCGCTTCTACGAGTCGGTCGAGATCGTGGAGCTGCACCACCCGGACAAGGTCGACGCGCCCAGCGGCACCGCCGTGCGGACGGCGCAGCTGATCGCCGCGGCGAGGCAGGAGGCCGGCGTGCCGGCCGCGCCCGACGCCACGTCGGCGGCGCTGGACGGCGCCCGGGGCGCTCGGGTCGAGGGCGTGCCGGTGCATGCCGTGCGGCTGCGTGGCCTGGTCGCGCACGAGGAAGTGCTGCTGGGTACCGCGGGCGAGACACTGACCATCCGGCACGACTCCTTCGACCGGTCGTCGTTCATGCCGGGGGTGCTGGCCGGGGTCCGCGGCGTAGCGGAACACCCGGGGCTCTCGGTGGGGCTCGAGGAGTACCTCGACCTGTGA
- the ggt gene encoding gamma-glutamyltransferase, with the protein MRRSATAILIGTLAVSGAGLAQAADRGRPSEPPPKTPVATGYGGAVSTVDADATAAGLSVLRRGGTAADAAVAAAAALGVTEPFSAGVGGGGFFVHYDARTGEVRTLDGRETAPATATEELFLDPATGQPLAFPDARVSGLSVGTPGTLATWDEALDRWGRFSLARNLRPAIDLAEDGFVVDETFRSQVEANAAIFADFPASAELYLPGGEPPAVGTTLPNPDLADTYRAIARHGIDLFYEGPIAADIAATVQDPPVRDDATRVVRPGDLSTDDLAAYEVVERDPTLVDYRGLQVYGMAPPSSGGSTVGEALNILESFDLAAMDEATALHHYLEASALAFADRNRYVGDPDAVDVPLAQLLSQEFADERACLLDSATAAPKPVPPGVPDGDYAECVPAGADGYAVDDAGSTTHLTTADRWGNVVAYTLTIEQTGGSGMAVPGRGFLLNNELTDFNFAPTQGSAPDPNLPGPNKRPRSSMAPTIVLDDGEPFLAVGSPGGATIIGTVLQTLINRVDRGMDLPDAIAAARLTQPNSPNTSAEPAIADGPLGAALEGFGHTLVSTPEIGAATGIEFLDHRRIQAAAEPVRRGGGSAGVVVPQRWPRP; encoded by the coding sequence ATGCGCCGATCGGCAACTGCGATCCTGATCGGGACGCTGGCGGTCTCGGGAGCCGGGCTCGCGCAGGCCGCCGACCGCGGCCGGCCCTCCGAGCCGCCGCCCAAGACCCCCGTGGCCACGGGGTACGGCGGAGCGGTCTCGACCGTCGACGCCGACGCGACGGCGGCCGGGCTGTCGGTGCTGCGTCGCGGCGGCACCGCCGCCGACGCCGCCGTTGCGGCCGCCGCGGCACTGGGTGTCACCGAGCCGTTCTCGGCCGGCGTCGGCGGTGGCGGGTTCTTCGTCCATTACGACGCCCGCACCGGTGAGGTGCGGACCCTCGACGGCCGCGAGACGGCACCGGCGACGGCCACCGAGGAACTGTTCCTCGACCCCGCGACGGGACAGCCGCTGGCCTTCCCCGACGCCCGGGTGAGCGGCCTGTCGGTCGGAACCCCCGGCACCCTCGCCACCTGGGACGAAGCACTGGACCGGTGGGGGCGGTTCTCGCTCGCCCGCAACCTCCGCCCGGCCATCGACCTGGCCGAGGACGGGTTCGTCGTCGACGAGACGTTCCGGTCGCAGGTCGAGGCCAACGCCGCCATCTTCGCCGACTTCCCGGCCTCGGCCGAGCTGTACCTGCCCGGCGGCGAGCCTCCGGCGGTCGGCACCACGCTGCCCAACCCGGACCTCGCCGACACGTATCGCGCCATCGCCCGGCACGGCATCGACCTCTTCTACGAGGGGCCCATCGCCGCCGACATCGCGGCCACCGTGCAGGACCCGCCGGTGCGCGACGACGCCACGCGCGTCGTGCGTCCCGGCGACCTCAGCACCGACGACCTCGCCGCGTACGAGGTCGTCGAGCGCGACCCGACCCTGGTCGACTACCGCGGCCTGCAGGTCTACGGCATGGCGCCGCCGTCGTCGGGCGGTTCCACCGTCGGCGAGGCGTTGAACATCCTGGAGTCGTTCGACCTGGCGGCCATGGACGAGGCCACCGCGTTGCACCACTACCTGGAGGCCAGCGCCCTCGCCTTCGCCGATCGCAACCGCTACGTCGGCGACCCGGACGCCGTCGACGTCCCGCTGGCGCAGCTGCTGTCGCAGGAGTTCGCCGACGAGCGGGCGTGCCTCCTGGACTCCGCCACGGCGGCGCCGAAGCCGGTCCCGCCCGGTGTCCCGGACGGCGACTACGCCGAGTGCGTTCCCGCCGGCGCCGACGGGTACGCCGTCGATGACGCCGGCTCCACCACCCACCTGACCACCGCCGACCGCTGGGGCAACGTGGTGGCGTACACGCTGACCATCGAGCAGACCGGCGGCAGCGGCATGGCCGTGCCGGGTCGCGGGTTCCTGCTGAACAACGAGCTCACCGACTTCAATTTCGCGCCCACGCAGGGGAGCGCGCCGGACCCGAACCTGCCCGGCCCGAACAAGCGGCCGCGCTCGTCCATGGCGCCCACCATCGTGCTGGACGACGGCGAACCGTTCCTGGCCGTCGGCAGCCCCGGCGGCGCCACCATCATCGGAACGGTGCTACAGACACTGATCAACCGGGTCGACCGCGGCATGGACCTGCCTGACGCCATAGCGGCGGCCCGGCTGACACAGCCGAACAGCCCGAACACGTCGGCCGAGCCGGCCATCGCGGACGGACCGCTCGGCGCCGCGCTCGAAGGCTTCGGCCACACCCTGGTGTCCACGCCCGAGATCGGCGCCGCGACCGGCATCGAGTTCCTCGACCACCGGCGCATCCAGGCCGCCGCCGAACCGGTCCGCCGCGGTGGCGGCAGCGCCGGCGTGGTGGTGCCGCAGCGCTGGCCCCGGCCGTGA
- a CDS encoding TerC/Alx family metal homeostasis membrane protein, with product MPVLAADTASSGSSIASPGLWAVSIAVLLALLVVDFVVTRKPHEVSMREAVGWSVFYLALPFVFAGYIWAEYGGPQGLEFVTGFVVEKSLSVDNLFVFMLILSAFAVPAELQQRVLLYGIVGALVLRAIFIAAGAAMLQAGTWAFLVFGAVLFITAVRVFRDAVRHQEPIGDVSEMRVVRALRRWMPVTDSYRGAKLTVRDGGRRALTPLAVVVVAVFATDVVFAVDSVPAVYGITEDPYLVFTTNAFALLGLRALYFVLAVALSRLTYLNHGLAVILAFISVKLVLHWAHGVWPAVPEIPTTASLIVIVLVLATVIVASLRRREDTAALAAPADRGESR from the coding sequence ATGCCCGTACTGGCTGCCGATACCGCGTCGAGCGGGAGTTCGATCGCGTCGCCGGGTCTGTGGGCGGTCAGCATCGCCGTCCTGCTGGCCCTGCTTGTGGTCGACTTCGTGGTGACCCGCAAGCCGCACGAGGTCTCGATGCGTGAAGCGGTGGGTTGGTCGGTCTTCTACCTGGCGCTGCCATTCGTCTTCGCCGGGTACATCTGGGCGGAGTACGGCGGCCCGCAGGGCCTGGAGTTCGTCACCGGCTTCGTCGTCGAGAAGTCGCTGTCGGTGGACAACCTGTTCGTGTTCATGCTGATCCTGTCGGCCTTCGCGGTGCCTGCGGAGCTGCAGCAACGGGTGCTGCTCTACGGCATCGTCGGCGCGCTCGTGCTGCGGGCGATCTTCATCGCCGCCGGCGCCGCGATGCTCCAGGCGGGCACGTGGGCGTTCCTTGTGTTCGGTGCGGTGCTGTTCATCACCGCGGTCCGGGTGTTCCGGGACGCCGTGCGCCACCAGGAACCGATCGGCGACGTGTCGGAGATGAGGGTGGTGCGGGCCCTGCGGCGATGGATGCCGGTGACGGACTCGTACCGCGGCGCGAAGCTCACGGTCCGCGACGGTGGCCGCCGCGCCTTGACCCCGCTGGCGGTCGTGGTGGTGGCGGTGTTCGCCACCGACGTCGTCTTCGCCGTGGATTCCGTGCCTGCGGTGTACGGCATCACCGAAGACCCGTACCTGGTGTTCACCACCAACGCCTTCGCTCTGCTGGGGCTGCGGGCCCTGTACTTCGTCCTTGCGGTGGCGCTGTCCAGGCTGACCTACCTCAACCACGGGCTCGCGGTCATCCTCGCGTTCATCAGCGTGAAACTGGTTCTGCACTGGGCCCACGGCGTCTGGCCGGCCGTCCCGGAGATCCCGACGACGGCCTCGCTGATCGTCATCGTCCTGGTCCTCGCCACGGTGATCGTCGCCAGCCTGCGAAGGCGGGAGGACACCGCGGCGCTGGCCGCCCCGGCCGATCGAGGTGAATCACGATGA
- a CDS encoding AzlD domain-containing protein — MIWVAVITAAVGCYLLKLAGVSLPPAVLERPDVRRVAAFLPVAMLAGLIAVELFDDGGRLGVDVWMLAGMAAAVVALILRQSFLVVIVVAAATTAILRAVS, encoded by the coding sequence ATGATCTGGGTTGCCGTCATCACCGCCGCCGTCGGCTGCTACCTGCTCAAGCTGGCCGGAGTGTCGCTGCCGCCGGCCGTGCTGGAGCGTCCGGACGTACGCCGGGTGGCGGCGTTCCTGCCGGTGGCGATGCTCGCCGGGCTGATCGCGGTCGAGCTGTTCGACGACGGCGGCCGGCTCGGCGTGGACGTGTGGATGCTCGCCGGCATGGCCGCCGCCGTTGTCGCGCTGATCCTGCGCCAGTCGTTCCTCGTCGTGATCGTCGTCGCGGCCGCCACGACGGCGATCCTGCGCGCCGTCAGCTAG